Proteins encoded together in one Nostoc sp. PCC 7524 window:
- a CDS encoding nitroreductase family protein, translating to MIVEMHPYVGLVEAIKQRRAARAFKSNVIPEAILQEILELGIQAPSGFNLQPWRFIVVQEQRNKDKLQACAFNQRQVGEAPVVLICCGDRRVKQMENITSVIQLGEEQGIMTPSYANYMRSNIPEFFTNHPSFETIEAWTNRHTMIAVAYMMIVAKSFGVDSCPMEGFDSQQVKQAFQIPEEVDICCLLALGYATEPFKEYGGRFPINQVCFQENYNQPFRLNP from the coding sequence ATGATTGTAGAAATGCACCCTTATGTGGGTTTGGTAGAAGCTATCAAACAACGCCGTGCTGCTAGAGCCTTTAAAAGTAATGTCATACCCGAAGCGATATTACAAGAAATTTTAGAGCTAGGAATACAAGCACCATCTGGTTTTAACCTCCAGCCTTGGAGATTTATCGTAGTTCAAGAACAACGAAATAAAGACAAACTCCAAGCCTGCGCCTTTAATCAACGCCAAGTAGGTGAAGCACCCGTTGTCCTAATTTGTTGTGGTGACAGACGGGTAAAACAGATGGAAAATATTACCTCCGTCATCCAACTAGGCGAAGAACAGGGAATTATGACACCCAGCTACGCCAACTATATGCGTTCTAACATACCCGAATTCTTCACCAACCATCCCAGTTTCGAGACAATAGAAGCCTGGACAAATCGCCACACCATGATAGCTGTAGCTTATATGATGATTGTGGCTAAAAGCTTTGGTGTTGATAGCTGCCCAATGGAAGGATTTGATAGCCAGCAAGTCAAACAAGCATTTCAAATCCCCGAAGAAGTCGATATTTGCTGCTTACTAGCCCTAGGCTACGCCACCGAACCCTTCAAAGAATATGGCGGACGCTTCCCCATCAACCAAGTATGCTTCCAAGAAAACTATAACCAACCCTTCCGACTCAACCCTTAA